A stretch of Desulfovibrio sp. UIB00 DNA encodes these proteins:
- a CDS encoding MarR family winged helix-turn-helix transcriptional regulator, whose protein sequence is MQLPCLFLQIRKADRQLNQLYGNYLARKGMRMTQYGLLRAIAGLEEPSITEIGRVLGIDQTTVTRNVEKLEKMGLVASAPGPADSRKKIMQLTTLGTDRLKEAHPHWEEAQQLMISELGDDDVQELLRLLLKVSRIAEKDSA, encoded by the coding sequence ATGCAACTGCCTTGTCTCTTTCTCCAAATCCGAAAGGCGGATCGGCAACTCAATCAGCTTTACGGCAACTATCTGGCGCGCAAGGGAATGCGTATGACTCAGTATGGTTTGCTGCGGGCTATTGCTGGTCTGGAGGAGCCTTCGATAACGGAGATTGGTCGGGTTTTGGGCATTGACCAGACAACTGTGACCAGAAATGTGGAAAAGCTGGAAAAAATGGGGCTTGTTGCGAGTGCCCCAGGCCCGGCGGATTCACGCAAAAAGATCATGCAGTTGACGACCCTTGGTACAGACCGCCTCAAAGAAGCCCATCCTCATTGGGAAGAGGCGCAGCAGCTTATGATTTCAGAATTGGGGGACGATGATGTCCAGGAGTTGCTGCGACTGTTGCTCAAGGTTTCCCGTATTGCAGAGAAAGACAGCGCCTAG
- the fabF gene encoding beta-ketoacyl-ACP synthase II, giving the protein MRKVVVTGFGVISSSGNDPETMWKNISSGKSGIRYMDDSAFDESPVRIAGKVDGFSAETYFCAKDAKKYDKYIQFAVAAAVQAVEMSGLEGADWDPERAGVYVGSGIGGIETIMKNHEAFLNKGARRVSPFMIPMMIVNMASGVIAIRTGFKGANYAPVSACATANNAIGEAFLSIAYGQADVMLAGGSDAGIQPFLLAGFSSMKALSTRNDEPEQASRPFDSGRDGFVMAEGAAVLLLEEEEHARRREATILGEVVGYGATCDAGHITSPDFQGGARAMEIAIKQSGVPVAEIGYINAHATGTKEGDRSEAAAIRSVFGDSLETLKVSATKSMTGHLFGAAGGIEAIITLEALRHGLLPPTTNLDVPDAECDIPHVCNKAEQTSTRYALSNSFGFGGHNASLVFRKYER; this is encoded by the coding sequence ATGCGTAAAGTAGTTGTAACAGGCTTTGGGGTCATATCTTCTTCAGGAAACGACCCTGAAACCATGTGGAAGAACATCAGTTCCGGAAAATCCGGCATCAGGTATATGGACGACTCTGCGTTTGATGAATCCCCGGTGAGAATCGCCGGAAAGGTGGACGGGTTTTCGGCAGAAACATATTTTTGCGCAAAAGACGCAAAAAAATACGACAAATATATCCAGTTTGCCGTTGCTGCGGCCGTGCAGGCAGTGGAGATGTCCGGGCTTGAAGGTGCTGATTGGGATCCGGAACGTGCCGGGGTTTATGTGGGGTCTGGTATTGGCGGCATAGAAACGATCATGAAAAATCATGAAGCCTTTCTGAACAAGGGCGCACGGCGGGTTTCGCCTTTCATGATTCCCATGATGATCGTCAACATGGCTTCGGGCGTGATCGCCATCAGGACGGGCTTCAAAGGGGCGAACTATGCGCCTGTGTCCGCTTGCGCCACGGCCAACAATGCCATCGGCGAGGCTTTTTTAAGCATTGCGTACGGTCAGGCGGATGTCATGCTGGCAGGCGGGAGTGATGCAGGCATTCAGCCGTTTTTGCTGGCGGGTTTTTCCAGCATGAAGGCTCTTTCAACCCGTAACGATGAGCCGGAACAGGCCAGCCGTCCTTTTGACAGCGGGCGTGACGGCTTTGTTATGGCAGAGGGCGCGGCTGTGCTGCTGCTGGAAGAAGAGGAACATGCGCGCCGCCGTGAGGCGACAATCCTTGGCGAAGTAGTTGGATACGGTGCAACGTGCGATGCCGGGCATATCACGTCGCCAGACTTTCAGGGCGGAGCGCGGGCCATGGAAATCGCCATCAAACAGTCCGGCGTTCCTGTGGCCGAAATTGGCTACATCAATGCTCACGCCACAGGGACAAAGGAAGGCGACCGATCTGAAGCCGCAGCAATCAGGAGCGTTTTTGGCGACAGCCTGGAAACGCTCAAGGTCAGTGCCACCAAGTCCATGACCGGGCATCTGTTTGGGGCGGCTGGCGGCATAGAAGCCATCATTACTCTTGAGGCTCTGCGGCATGGGCTGCTGCCGCCGACAACAAATCTGGATGTACCGGATGCGGAGTGTGATATTCCGCACGTCTGCAACAAGGCCGAGCAGACGTCCACCCGTTACGCGCTCTCCAACTCTTTTGGTTTTGGCGGGCATAACGCTTCGCTCGTCTTTAGGAAATATGAAAGATAG